A genome region from Thalassococcus arenae includes the following:
- the gltX gene encoding glutamate--tRNA ligase, translating to MTTTRFAPSPTGRIHVGNLRTALFNYLIARKAGGTFILRIDDTDPERSKEEYVDGIKRDLDWLGLHWDRIERQSHRLDRYEDAADELRRMGRFYEAWETPTELDLKRKKQLNMGKPPVYDRAALALSETDRAKLQAERGAGVWRFLLDQERIEWPDGILGDISIDAASVSDPVLIRADGQILYTLASVVDDTEMGVTHVVRGSDHVTNTATQIQIMRALGGTPPVFAHHSLLTGPQGESLSKRLGTLSLHDLRDEGVEPEALLSLMARLGSSQPVELRLSLDEIAEGFDLSQFGAAPTKFDAGDLWPLTARKLHELPFAEIADEIAQIGVPADKAELFWRVCRENIVKRADLKDWWRLFSEGAEPLVTEEDRAFVAQAMALLPDGPFDHDTWSNWTAAVKEATGRKGKALFMPLRKAVTGRERGPEMADVMPLLQQVPARRLAGG from the coding sequence ATGACCACCACCCGTTTCGCCCCGTCGCCCACCGGCCGGATCCATGTCGGCAACCTGCGCACGGCGCTTTTCAACTACCTGATCGCGCGCAAGGCGGGCGGCACGTTCATCCTGCGCATCGACGATACCGACCCGGAGCGGTCGAAAGAGGAATATGTCGACGGCATCAAGCGCGACCTGGACTGGCTGGGCCTGCATTGGGACCGGATCGAGCGGCAATCGCACCGGCTGGACCGATACGAGGACGCGGCGGACGAATTGCGCCGGATGGGCCGGTTCTACGAGGCGTGGGAAACGCCGACCGAACTGGACCTCAAGCGCAAGAAGCAGCTGAACATGGGCAAGCCGCCGGTCTATGACCGCGCCGCGCTGGCGCTGAGCGAGACCGACCGCGCGAAACTGCAGGCCGAGCGCGGCGCCGGTGTCTGGCGGTTCCTGCTGGACCAGGAGCGCATCGAGTGGCCCGACGGCATCCTGGGCGACATCTCGATCGACGCCGCCAGCGTGTCGGACCCGGTGCTGATCCGCGCCGACGGGCAGATCCTGTACACGCTGGCCTCGGTCGTCGACGATACCGAGATGGGCGTGACCCATGTGGTGCGCGGGTCCGACCACGTGACCAACACCGCGACCCAGATCCAGATCATGCGCGCCCTGGGCGGCACGCCGCCGGTCTTTGCGCATCATTCGCTGCTGACCGGTCCGCAGGGCGAGTCGCTGTCGAAACGGCTGGGCACGCTGAGCCTGCACGACCTGCGCGACGAGGGTGTCGAACCCGAGGCGCTGCTGAGCCTGATGGCGCGGCTGGGGTCGAGCCAGCCGGTCGAGCTGCGGCTGAGCCTGGACGAGATCGCCGAAGGCTTTGACCTGTCGCAATTCGGCGCCGCGCCGACCAAGTTCGACGCCGGCGACCTGTGGCCGCTGACCGCGCGCAAGCTGCACGAGCTGCCCTTTGCCGAGATCGCCGACGAGATCGCGCAGATCGGCGTGCCGGCGGACAAGGCCGAGCTGTTCTGGCGGGTCTGCCGCGAGAACATCGTCAAGCGCGCCGATCTCAAGGATTGGTGGCGGTTGTTCTCCGAAGGCGCCGAGCCGCTGGTCACCGAAGAGGACCGCGCCTTTGTCGCGCAGGCGATGGCGCTGCTGCCTGACGGTCCGTTCGATCATGACACGTGGTCCAACTGGACCGCGGCGGTCAAGGAGGCGACGGGCCGCAAGGGCAAGGCGCTGTTCATGCCGCTGCGCAAGGCCGTCACGGGCCGCGAGCGCGGACCCGAGATGGCCGACGTGATGCCCTTGCTGCAACAGGTGCCGGCGCGGCGTCTGGCCGGCGGGTAG
- a CDS encoding 1-phosphofructokinase family hexose kinase: MTEILTITLNPALDLSTSAPQVVPGPKLRCAAPVVEPGGGGINVSRVVHILGGASRCLVALGGKTGERLGALLGAAGLDVVAMPAPGETRQSLAVTDDGSGAQYRFVLPGPRWGEGDVAAALQLAQDTATANAIVVVSGSAPPGVPVDFTARLTAALTPQGARVIADTSGAALAHLAEGGRAAMPEILRMDSEEAEGLAGRALPERRDSADFAASLVARGAARQVIVARGADGSVLASGDGHWHVLAADVPVRSKIGAGDSFVGAFTFALARGDTPDRALAWGQAAASATVTTEGTQLCPRALVQELLPACPVTPL, from the coding sequence ATGACCGAGATTCTGACGATCACGCTGAACCCCGCGCTGGACCTGTCAACCAGTGCGCCGCAGGTCGTGCCCGGCCCGAAACTGCGCTGCGCCGCGCCGGTCGTGGAACCGGGCGGCGGCGGGATCAATGTCAGCCGCGTGGTGCATATCCTGGGCGGCGCCTCGCGTTGCCTGGTGGCCCTGGGCGGCAAGACCGGCGAACGGCTGGGCGCGCTGCTGGGCGCGGCGGGGCTGGATGTCGTCGCCATGCCGGCGCCGGGCGAAACCCGGCAAAGCCTGGCCGTCACCGATGACGGCAGCGGCGCGCAATACCGCTTCGTCCTGCCCGGACCACGCTGGGGCGAAGGCGATGTCGCCGCGGCGCTTCAGCTTGCCCAGGACACCGCGACCGCGAACGCCATCGTCGTGGTCAGCGGCAGCGCACCGCCGGGCGTGCCGGTCGATTTCACCGCCCGGCTGACCGCGGCGCTGACCCCGCAGGGCGCCCGGGTGATCGCCGACACGTCGGGCGCGGCGCTGGCGCATCTGGCCGAAGGCGGGCGCGCGGCGATGCCCGAGATCCTGCGCATGGACAGCGAAGAGGCCGAGGGCCTGGCCGGCCGCGCCCTGCCCGAACGCCGCGACAGCGCCGATTTCGCCGCTTCGCTGGTGGCGCGCGGCGCGGCGCGGCAGGTGATCGTGGCGCGCGGTGCCGACGGCTCGGTCCTGGCCAGCGGCGACGGACACTGGCACGTGCTGGCGGCGGATGTGCCGGTGCGCAGCAAGATCGGCGCGGGCGACAGTTTCGTCGGCGCCTTCACCTTCGCGCTGGCGCGCGGCGACACGCCCGACCGGGCGCTGGCCTGGGGCCAGGCCGCGGCCTCGGCCACGGTGACGACCGAGGGCACGCAGCTCTGCCCGCGTGCCCTGGTTCAAGAGCTGCTGCCGGCCTGCCCGGTCACGCCGCTCTGA
- the thpR gene encoding RNA 2',3'-cyclic phosphodiesterase gives MRAFVALPLPDALIDPVQAIQARLPAGRAVPQDNLHLTLAFLDDQPEDALAEIDFGLSALRAAPVPLRLAGLTSFGGDHGQALALIADPDPALIALHDAVRRAVMAAGVTLPRRRFRPHVTIARLRRGDTARPDMQAALATQAGVALPPALADRLALVGSTLAPGGARHEILATYPLG, from the coding sequence ATGCGCGCCTTCGTCGCCCTGCCGCTGCCCGATGCGCTGATCGACCCGGTTCAGGCGATCCAGGCCCGCCTGCCCGCCGGGCGCGCCGTGCCGCAGGACAACCTGCACCTGACGCTGGCCTTTCTCGACGACCAGCCCGAGGACGCGCTGGCCGAGATCGATTTCGGCCTGTCGGCGCTGCGCGCCGCACCGGTGCCGCTGCGGCTGGCCGGTCTGACCAGCTTTGGCGGCGATCACGGCCAGGCACTGGCGCTGATCGCCGATCCCGACCCGGCGCTGATCGCGCTGCACGACGCGGTGCGCCGCGCGGTGATGGCGGCGGGCGTGACCCTGCCCCGGCGCCGCTTTCGACCCCATGTCACCATCGCGCGGCTGCGCCGGGGCGACACCGCCCGGCCCGACATGCAGGCCGCGCTGGCCACACAGGCCGGTGTCGCGCTGCCCCCGGCCTTGGCCGACAGGCTGGCGCTGGTCGGCTCGACCCTGGCGCCGGGCGGCGCGCGGCACGAGATCCTGGCCACCTACCCGTTGGGTTGA
- a CDS encoding MBL fold metallo-hydrolase: MSQKFTLSRRAALAGAAALPLAATALRAGSHAAPMQGAQVPRVNRVMLGDFEVSTLLAGTATRDEPQTIFGMNVSAEEFAQVSAEAKLPIDKAQFFFTPTLVNTGSELILFDTGLNPEGITAAVQAAGYGTDQVTHVVITHMHGDHIGGLMGEGGETFANAAYITGQAEYDHWAAAGNEGFDGKVRPLAEKMTFLGDGGAVTSGITAMAAFGHTPGHMGYMLESGGKQLMLIADLANHYVWSLAYPDWEVRFDADKAAAAAARRNVLGMLAADGVPFVGYHMPFPALGYVETRGEGFHYVPHSYQLML, translated from the coding sequence ATGTCACAGAAATTCACCCTCTCCCGCCGCGCCGCGCTGGCCGGCGCCGCCGCCCTGCCGCTTGCCGCCACCGCGCTCAGGGCCGGCAGCCATGCCGCGCCGATGCAGGGCGCCCAGGTGCCGCGCGTCAACCGCGTCATGCTGGGCGATTTCGAGGTCAGCACGCTGCTTGCCGGCACCGCCACGCGGGATGAGCCGCAGACCATCTTCGGCATGAATGTCAGCGCCGAGGAATTCGCGCAGGTCTCGGCCGAGGCCAAGCTGCCCATCGACAAGGCACAGTTCTTCTTCACGCCGACGCTGGTCAATACCGGCTCGGAACTGATCCTGTTCGATACCGGCCTGAATCCCGAAGGCATCACCGCCGCGGTTCAGGCGGCCGGCTACGGCACCGACCAGGTCACCCATGTCGTCATCACCCACATGCATGGCGATCATATCGGCGGGCTGATGGGCGAGGGCGGCGAAACCTTTGCCAATGCCGCCTATATCACCGGCCAGGCGGAATACGACCACTGGGCCGCCGCCGGAAACGAGGGTTTTGACGGCAAGGTCCGGCCGCTGGCCGAAAAGATGACCTTTCTCGGCGATGGCGGGGCGGTGACCTCGGGCATCACCGCGATGGCGGCCTTCGGACACACGCCCGGGCATATGGGCTACATGCTGGAAAGCGGCGGCAAGCAGCTGATGCTGATCGCGGACCTTGCCAATCACTATGTCTGGTCGCTGGCCTACCCGGATTGGGAAGTGCGCTTTGACGCCGACAAGGCCGCCGCCGCCGCCGCGCGCCGAAATGTGCTGGGCATGCTCGCCGCCGATGGTGTGCCCTTCGTGGGCTACCACATGCCGTTCCCGGCGCTGGGCTATGTCGAGACCCGCGGCGAGGGGTTCCATTACGTGCCGCATTCCTACCAGCTGATGCTGTAA
- a CDS encoding metallopeptidase family protein yields MAQAAVAGFPEPFRALAAPVLLRVVDWPPGDILDEMQIDDPLELTGLYDGIPLTEKSVADPAPFPDTVWLFREPILAEWRDRGDVDLADLVAHVTVHEFAHHFGWSDEDIAVIDRWWE; encoded by the coding sequence ATGGCGCAGGCAGCGGTGGCGGGCTTTCCCGAGCCGTTCCGCGCATTGGCGGCGCCGGTGCTGCTGCGCGTGGTCGACTGGCCGCCCGGCGACATCCTGGACGAGATGCAGATCGACGACCCGCTGGAGCTGACCGGGCTGTATGACGGCATCCCGCTGACCGAGAAATCCGTCGCCGATCCGGCGCCCTTTCCCGATACGGTCTGGCTTTTCCGCGAACCGATCCTGGCGGAATGGCGCGACCGCGGCGATGTCGACCTGGCCGATCTCGTCGCCCATGTCACGGTGCACGAATTCGCCCACCATTTCGGCTGGTCGGACGAGGACATCGCGGTGATCGACCGCTGGTGGGAGTGA
- a CDS encoding lytic transglycosylase domain-containing protein: protein MRYLILTAALCLGACGGAPESPAPDGPASRAAPLYPGETAALRAMINETADAQGVPRSLVHRVIQRESDYRPQARNGPYYGLMQILPATARQMGFRGRDSDLLDARTNLTYAVRYLRGAWLVADGNESEAVMWYARGYYYEARNRCMLVETGLRDTEVRRHCG from the coding sequence ATGCGATACCTGATCCTGACGGCGGCGCTTTGTCTTGGCGCTTGCGGCGGTGCCCCCGAAAGCCCTGCGCCCGACGGGCCGGCAAGCCGCGCCGCGCCGCTGTATCCCGGCGAGACCGCCGCGCTGCGCGCGATGATCAACGAAACCGCCGATGCCCAGGGCGTCCCCCGCAGCCTCGTGCATCGGGTGATCCAGCGCGAAAGCGACTACCGGCCCCAGGCCCGCAACGGCCCGTATTACGGGCTGATGCAGATCCTGCCCGCGACGGCGCGCCAGATGGGATTCCGGGGCCGGGATTCGGACCTGCTGGATGCCCGCACCAACCTGACCTATGCGGTGCGGTATCTGCGCGGAGCCTGGCTGGTGGCGGACGGAAACGAATCCGAGGCGGTGATGTGGTACGCCCGCGGCTATTACTACGAGGCGCGCAACCGCTGCATGCTGGTCGAGACGGGGCTGCGCGACACCGAGGTGCGCAGGCATTGCGGATGA
- a CDS encoding NAD+ synthase has product MTDRFRLTMAQLNPTVGDLAGNAAKAREAWAQGRAAGADLVALPEMFITGYQAQDLVMKPAFVTDAVRHIEALAADCADGPALAIGGPCPQGTKLHNSYYVLEGGKVAAVTHKYFLPNFNVFDEVRVFSRDRMQGPVSVNGVRVGMPVCEDAWYPDVAEAMAESGAEILLVPNGSPYFRDKFDTRLNKMVARVVETGLPLVYLNMIGGQDDQVFDGGSFVLNAHGRPAVKLPVLEEAVSTVEFLRGPDGWVAQEGDFTAHPDEWEQDYRVMVQSLRDYCGKTGFGRVLLGLSGGVDSALVATIAVDALGADNVRCVMLPSEYTSEHSLEDARACAEALGCRYDFVPIAEGRRAITDTLAPLFAGTEPGIAEENIQSRLRGLLLMALSNKFGEMLLTTGNKSEVAVGYATIYGDMAGGYNPIKDLYKTRVFETCRWRNANHRGWMQGPAGMVIPERIITKPPSAELRADQKDSDSLPDYPVLDGILDILVDQDGSVSDCVAAGFDKADAKRVEHLIYISEYKRFQAAPGARLTRRAFWLDRRYPIVNRWRDGG; this is encoded by the coding sequence ATGACCGACCGGTTCCGGCTGACGATGGCGCAGCTCAACCCGACGGTGGGCGACCTTGCGGGCAACGCCGCAAAGGCGCGCGAGGCCTGGGCGCAGGGCCGTGCCGCCGGGGCCGACCTGGTGGCGCTGCCCGAGATGTTCATCACCGGCTACCAGGCCCAGGACCTGGTGATGAAGCCCGCCTTCGTCACAGATGCCGTGCGCCATATCGAGGCGCTGGCAGCCGATTGCGCCGACGGACCGGCGCTGGCCATCGGCGGGCCCTGCCCGCAGGGGACCAAGCTGCACAACAGCTATTACGTGCTTGAGGGTGGCAAGGTCGCGGCGGTCACGCACAAGTATTTCCTGCCCAATTTCAATGTGTTCGACGAGGTGCGGGTGTTCTCGCGCGACCGGATGCAGGGGCCGGTTTCGGTGAACGGCGTGCGCGTCGGCATGCCGGTCTGCGAGGATGCCTGGTACCCGGACGTGGCCGAGGCGATGGCCGAAAGCGGTGCCGAGATCCTGCTGGTGCCCAACGGGTCGCCCTATTTCCGCGACAAGTTCGACACGCGGCTGAACAAGATGGTCGCCCGGGTCGTCGAGACCGGCCTGCCGCTGGTCTATCTGAACATGATCGGCGGTCAGGACGACCAGGTGTTCGACGGCGGTTCCTTCGTGCTGAACGCCCATGGCCGGCCGGCCGTCAAGCTGCCGGTGCTCGAAGAGGCCGTCTCGACCGTCGAGTTCCTGCGCGGGCCCGATGGCTGGGTCGCGCAGGAGGGCGATTTCACCGCCCATCCCGACGAATGGGAACAGGATTACCGCGTGATGGTGCAGTCGCTGCGCGACTATTGCGGCAAGACCGGCTTTGGCCGCGTGCTCTTGGGTTTGTCGGGCGGGGTGGATTCGGCGCTGGTGGCGACCATCGCGGTGGACGCGCTGGGCGCCGACAACGTGCGCTGCGTGATGCTGCCCTCGGAATACACGTCCGAGCATTCGCTGGAGGATGCCAGGGCCTGCGCCGAGGCGTTGGGATGCCGCTATGATTTCGTGCCGATCGCCGAGGGCCGCCGCGCGATCACCGACACGCTGGCGCCGCTTTTCGCCGGAACAGAGCCTGGTATCGCCGAGGAGAACATCCAGTCGCGCCTGCGCGGGTTGCTGTTGATGGCGCTGTCGAACAAGTTCGGCGAAATGCTGCTGACAACCGGCAACAAGTCCGAGGTGGCGGTGGGTTATGCCACGATCTACGGCGACATGGCGGGCGGCTACAACCCGATCAAGGATCTCTACAAGACCCGGGTGTTCGAGACCTGCCGCTGGCGCAATGCCAACCACCGGGGGTGGATGCAGGGGCCCGCAGGCATGGTGATCCCCGAGCGGATCATCACCAAGCCGCCCTCGGCCGAGTTGCGCGCCGATCAGAAGGACAGCGACAGCCTGCCCGATTACCCGGTGCTGGACGGCATCCTCGATATCCTGGTGGACCAGGACGGCAGCGTGTCCGATTGCGTTGCGGCGGGCTTTGACAAGGCGGATGCCAAGCGGGTCGAGCACCTGATTTATATCAGCGAATACAAGCGGTTCCAGGCCGCGCCCGGCGCCCGCCTGACCAGGCGCGCCTTCTGGCTGGACCGGCGTTACCCGATCGTCAACCGCTGGCGGGACGGCGGCTAG
- a CDS encoding MORN repeat-containing protein codes for MTRAGFTIAATIALLAAPALAQDEGVLTKQYDDGGVYEGTFKDGLQHGTGTYRLPNGYEYTGDWVDGEIRGKGVARFPNGSVYEGDFAKGKPEGIGKIVFADGGTYEGSWLDGKITGQGVAIYANGVRYEGSFRNALHHGRGTMTSPNGYVYEGDWVNGAKDGQATISYPDGSVYIGRVADGERAGQGKLTMADGLVYEGTWKAGQIDGIGTLTQTNGDVYEGELVAGRREGRGKVTYANGDIYEGDFRNDQRQGQGTFTGADGYRFSGTWVAGQIDGEGEVTYPDGSVYVGTFRGDLANGKGKITYPDGSTYEGDWVDGVIEGRGIATYANGLVYEGEFKNARNHGRGVMTYPDGYRYDGDWLDGQRHGQGTATYADGTVYVGQFQNGQRHGTGEITMPGGFRYAGDWKNGEIDGQGVATYANGDVYEGMFKDGKRQGVGTMRYATGETATGDWINGALSADDAPAPADTDANAAPDAETDPNATTGAGADADAATGEAGSN; via the coding sequence ATGACCCGTGCAGGCTTCACCATCGCCGCGACCATCGCCCTGCTGGCCGCGCCCGCGCTGGCGCAGGACGAGGGCGTGCTGACCAAGCAATACGACGATGGCGGGGTCTACGAAGGCACCTTCAAGGACGGGCTGCAGCACGGCACCGGCACCTACCGGCTGCCCAACGGGTACGAATATACCGGCGACTGGGTCGATGGCGAAATCCGCGGCAAGGGCGTGGCGCGCTTCCCCAACGGCTCGGTCTACGAAGGCGATTTCGCCAAGGGCAAGCCCGAGGGCATCGGCAAGATCGTCTTTGCCGATGGCGGCACCTACGAAGGCAGCTGGCTGGACGGCAAGATCACCGGCCAGGGCGTGGCGATCTACGCCAACGGCGTGCGCTACGAAGGGTCGTTCCGCAACGCGCTGCATCACGGTCGCGGCACCATGACCTCGCCCAACGGCTATGTCTACGAAGGCGACTGGGTGAACGGCGCCAAGGACGGACAGGCCACCATCTCGTATCCCGACGGGTCGGTCTATATCGGTCGCGTGGCCGATGGCGAACGGGCCGGACAGGGCAAGCTGACGATGGCCGACGGCCTGGTCTACGAAGGCACCTGGAAGGCCGGCCAGATCGACGGCATCGGCACCCTGACCCAAACCAACGGCGACGTCTACGAGGGCGAACTGGTGGCCGGACGCCGCGAAGGGCGCGGCAAGGTCACCTATGCCAATGGCGACATCTACGAGGGCGATTTCCGCAACGACCAGCGCCAGGGCCAGGGCACCTTCACCGGCGCCGACGGCTACCGCTTTTCCGGCACCTGGGTCGCCGGGCAGATCGATGGCGAGGGCGAAGTCACCTATCCCGACGGGTCGGTCTATGTCGGCACCTTCCGGGGCGATCTGGCCAACGGCAAGGGCAAGATCACCTATCCCGACGGCTCGACCTACGAAGGCGACTGGGTCGATGGCGTGATCGAGGGCCGCGGCATCGCCACCTATGCCAACGGGCTGGTCTACGAGGGCGAATTCAAGAACGCCCGCAACCACGGTCGCGGCGTGATGACCTATCCCGACGGCTACCGCTACGACGGCGACTGGCTGGACGGTCAGCGCCATGGCCAGGGCACCGCCACCTATGCCGACGGCACGGTCTATGTCGGCCAGTTCCAGAACGGCCAGCGCCACGGCACGGGCGAAATCACCATGCCCGGCGGTTTCCGCTATGCCGGCGATTGGAAGAACGGCGAAATCGACGGCCAGGGCGTGGCCACCTATGCCAATGGCGACGTCTACGAAGGCATGTTCAAGGATGGCAAGCGCCAGGGGGTCGGCACCATGCGCTACGCCACCGGCGAAACCGCGACCGGCGACTGGATCAACGGCGCGCTCAGCGCCGACGACGCGCCCGCGCCCGCCGACACGGATGCGAATGCGGCGCCCGATGCCGAGACCGACCCCAACGCGACCACCGGCGCCGGTGCCGATGCCGACGCGGCCACCGGCGAGGCCGGTTCGAACTGA
- a CDS encoding glycosyltransferase family 4 protein: MARLLFTLPRFHTNLWFAVRAMRAAGHDLCFLVNESAKSEDHSHLTPVVMGRHPSRSEVARAIADFAPDLVVVRNAWALSRRAARVARQSDIPCLLYNLLPYLGKTSLLRQAELRWKGLPVQRITPVRGLGPDRPADPFARYLPWPVGRFDAPDPWPREPGKLNVLCVGKLGLARKNQPLLLDAIDKAGLQDRVNVLLVGSTPRKTSAQASHAAQLADLTTAPWVRMIAGLPFRDMANVYAGADVVVLPSTGEPLGVAPIEGMAYGAIPIISSESGSAGYLTHGENGFVVDIRRPGSLADALRAVLPDAPRAAISAAARRTAETELGEAAFLDRLHAILQGEGVSVG; this comes from the coding sequence ATGGCGCGATTGCTGTTCACCCTGCCGCGGTTCCACACCAACCTGTGGTTCGCGGTCCGCGCCATGCGCGCGGCCGGGCACGACCTGTGCTTCCTCGTCAATGAAAGCGCCAAAAGCGAAGACCACAGCCACCTGACCCCGGTGGTGATGGGCCGCCATCCCAGCCGCTCCGAGGTCGCCCGCGCCATCGCCGATTTCGCCCCCGACCTGGTGGTGGTCCGCAACGCCTGGGCGCTGTCGCGCCGCGCCGCGCGGGTGGCACGGCAATCGGACATCCCCTGCCTGCTCTACAACCTTCTGCCCTATCTCGGGAAAACCTCGCTGCTCCGGCAGGCCGAACTGCGCTGGAAGGGTCTTCCGGTGCAACGCATCACGCCGGTGCGCGGCCTTGGCCCCGACCGCCCCGCCGATCCCTTCGCGCGCTACCTGCCCTGGCCGGTCGGGCGGTTCGACGCCCCCGATCCCTGGCCGCGCGAACCCGGCAAGCTCAACGTGCTCTGCGTCGGCAAGCTGGGGCTGGCGCGCAAGAACCAGCCGTTGCTGCTCGACGCCATCGACAAGGCCGGGCTGCAGGACCGCGTCAACGTGCTGCTGGTCGGCTCGACGCCGCGCAAGACGTCGGCCCAGGCCAGCCACGCCGCCCAGCTCGCGGACCTGACCACCGCGCCCTGGGTCCGCATGATCGCCGGGCTGCCGTTCCGCGACATGGCCAATGTCTATGCCGGCGCCGACGTCGTCGTCCTGCCCAGCACCGGCGAGCCGCTGGGCGTCGCCCCGATCGAAGGCATGGCCTATGGCGCGATCCCGATCATCTCCAGCGAAAGCGGATCGGCAGGGTACCTGACCCACGGCGAAAACGGCTTCGTCGTCGACATCCGCCGGCCCGGTTCCCTTGCCGACGCCCTGCGCGCCGTGCTGCCCGACGCCCCGCGCGCCGCGATTTCCGCCGCCGCCCGCCGCACCGCCGAGACCGAGCTGGGCGAGGCGGCGTTCCTCGACCGGCTGCACGCGATCCTGCAAGGCGAAGGCGTGTCGGTCGGCTGA
- a CDS encoding cryptochrome/photolyase family protein codes for MSRLILVLGDQLTETIAALREADRKTDIVVMAEVADEASYVQHHPKKIALIFAAMRKFAARLRDDGWDVRYTQLDDTENTGSIPGELLRRAEETGATEVFATEPGEWRLIEALNDAPLKIKQLEDDRFIATHAEFQDWAKGRKQLRMEYFYRDMRRKTGLLMDGDDPVGGKWNFDHDNRKPAPDEVDFGGPMQFTPDETVEEVLDLVESRFGNSFGQLRPFWFATEPGQAKRALSHFIRHALPKFGDFQDAMLDDNRFLYHAVISPYITLGLLDPLEVCREAEKAYENGDAPINAVEGFIRQIIGWREYIRGIYFREGPDYVSRNALKHKRDLPAFYWGEKTRMRCVAKAVEQTEAEAYAHHIQRLMVTGNFGLLAGIDPAQLHEWYLRVYIDAFEWVEAPNTIGMSQFADDGIIASKPYISSGNYIDKMSDHCKSCDYKVKVKTGDGACPFNLLYWHFLHRHRGKFEGNPRMGNMYGTWDRMTEDKRDTILREAEDFLARMEKGEIV; via the coding sequence GTGAGCAGGCTGATCCTGGTTCTTGGCGATCAGCTGACCGAGACCATCGCCGCGCTGCGCGAGGCCGACAGGAAAACCGACATCGTCGTCATGGCCGAGGTCGCCGACGAGGCGTCCTATGTCCAGCATCATCCCAAGAAGATCGCGCTGATCTTTGCGGCGATGCGCAAGTTCGCCGCCCGGCTGCGCGACGATGGCTGGGACGTGCGCTATACCCAGCTGGACGACACCGAAAATACCGGATCGATCCCGGGCGAATTGCTGCGCCGGGCCGAGGAAACCGGCGCGACCGAGGTCTTCGCCACCGAACCCGGAGAATGGCGGCTGATCGAGGCGCTGAACGATGCGCCCTTGAAAATCAAGCAGTTGGAGGATGACCGTTTCATCGCCACCCATGCCGAATTCCAAGATTGGGCGAAGGGGCGCAAGCAGCTGCGGATGGAATATTTCTATCGCGACATGCGGCGCAAGACCGGGCTGCTGATGGACGGTGACGACCCGGTTGGGGGCAAGTGGAACTTTGATCACGACAACCGCAAGCCGGCGCCGGACGAGGTGGATTTCGGCGGGCCGATGCAGTTCACGCCGGACGAGACGGTCGAAGAGGTGCTGGACCTGGTCGAGTCGCGCTTCGGCAATTCCTTCGGCCAGTTGCGCCCGTTCTGGTTCGCCACCGAACCGGGCCAGGCCAAGCGCGCGCTGAGCCATTTCATCAGGCATGCCCTGCCGAAATTCGGCGACTTCCAGGACGCGATGCTGGACGACAACCGGTTCCTGTATCACGCGGTGATCTCGCCCTATATCACGCTGGGACTGCTGGACCCGCTGGAGGTCTGCCGGGAGGCGGAAAAGGCCTATGAAAACGGCGATGCGCCGATCAACGCGGTCGAGGGGTTCATCCGCCAGATCATCGGCTGGCGGGAATATATCCGGGGCATCTATTTCCGCGAAGGGCCAGACTATGTTTCGCGTAACGCCTTGAAACACAAGCGCGATCTGCCCGCGTTCTACTGGGGCGAAAAGACCCGGATGCGCTGTGTCGCCAAGGCGGTCGAGCAGACCGAAGCCGAGGCCTATGCGCATCACATCCAGCGGCTGATGGTGACGGGCAATTTCGGACTGCTGGCGGGCATCGATCCGGCGCAGCTGCACGAATGGTATCTGCGCGTCTATATCGACGCGTTCGAATGGGTCGAGGCGCCGAACACCATCGGGATGAGCCAGTTCGCCGATGACGGGATCATCGCGTCAAAGCCTTATATTTCCTCGGGAAATTACATCGACAAGATGTCGGATCACTGCAAGTCCTGCGACTACAAGGTCAAGGTCAAGACCGGTGACGGGGCCTGCCCGTTCAACCTGCTCTACTGGCATTTCCTGCACCGTCACCGGGGCAAGTTCGAGGGCAATCCGCGCATGGGCAACATGTATGGAACCTGGGACCGGATGACCGAGGACAAGCGCGACACGATCCTGCGCGAGGCCGAGGATTTCCTGGCGCGGATGGAAAAGGGCGAGATCGTCTGA